A portion of the Cervus elaphus chromosome X, mCerEla1.1, whole genome shotgun sequence genome contains these proteins:
- the ITGB1BP2 gene encoding integrin beta-1-binding protein 2 isoform X5 has product MALEQKELDQEPGAGVDSSLIRIGASCQNPGCDAVYQGLESDATPCTYHPGAPQFHEGVKSWSCCGIQTLDFGAFLAQPGCRVGRHDWGKQLPASCRHDWHQTDSLVVVTVYGQIPLPAFNWVKASQTELHVHIVFDGNRVFQAQMKLWGVIDVEQSSVSLMPSRVEISLVKADPGSWAQLEHPDALAEKAKAEVGLEMDEEESEDSDDNLSWTEEEEEEEAMGE; this is encoded by the exons ATGGCACTGGAACAGAAGGAATTAGACCAAGAACCTGGAGCAG GAGTTGACAGTAGCCTGATCCGGATTGGAGCCAGCTGCCAGAACCCAGGATGTGATGCT GTATACCAAGGCCTAGAGAGTGATGCTACTCCATGTACCTACCACCCTGGAGCACCTCAATTCCATGAGGG GGTGAAATCTTGGAGCTGTTGTGGCATCCAGACCCTGGATTTTGGGGCGTTCCTGGCACAGCCAGGATGCAGAGTTGGTAGACATGATTGGGGAAAGCAG cTGCCAGCATCTTGCCGTCATGATTGGCATCAGACAGATTCCTTAGTAGTGGTGACTGTATATGGCCAGATTCCACTTCCTGCATTCAACTGGGTGAAGGCCAGTCAAACTGAG CTTCATGTCCACATTGTCTTTGATGGTAACCGTGTGTTCCAAGCACAGATGAAGCTCTGGGGG GTCATAGACGTGGAGCAGAGCTCTGTCTCCTTGATGCCATCTCGGGTTGAAATTTCCCTGGTCAAGGCTGACCCAGGATCCTGGGCCCAGCTGGAGCACCCCGATGCACTGGCTGAGAAGGCTAAGGCAGAGGTTGGGTTAGAGATGGATGAGGAAGAGTCTGAGGATTCAGATGATAACTTGAgctggacagaggaggaggaagaggaggaagcaatGGGGGAATAG
- the ITGB1BP2 gene encoding integrin beta-1-binding protein 2 isoform X1 encodes MSLLCHNKGCGQHFDPQTNLPDSCCHHPGVPIFHDALKGWSCCRKRTVDFSEFLNIKGCTVGPHCAEKLPEVPQPEGPGTSSSLQEQRPPNVIPKSAETLRRERPKSELPPKLLPLNISQALEMALEQKELDQEPGAGVDSSLIRIGASCQNPGCDAVYQGLESDATPCTYHPGAPQFHEGVKSWSCCGIQTLDFGAFLAQPGCRVGRHDWGKQLPASCRHDWHQTDSLVVVTVYGQIPLPAFNWVKASQTELHVHIVFDGNRVFQAQMKLWGVIDVEQSSVSLMPSRVEISLVKADPGSWAQLEHPDALAEKAKAEVGLEMDEEESEDSDDNLSWTEEEEEEEAMGE; translated from the exons ATGTCTCTACTCTGCCATAACAAAGGCTGTGGGCAGCATTTTGACCCCCAAACCAACCTTCCTG ATTCCTGTTGCCATCACCCTGGGGTCCCAATCTTCCATGACGCACTTAAG GGTTGGTCCTGCTGCCGGAAGCGAACTGTAGATTTCTCTGAGTTCCTAAACATCAAG GGCTGTACTGTGGGACCACACTGTGCTGAGAAGCTCCCTGAGGTCCCTCAACCTGAGGGCCCTGGTACAAGCAGTTCACTTCAGGAGCAAAGACCTCCGAATGTGATTCCAAAGTCAGCAGAGACTTTGCGTCGGGAGAGGCCCAA GTCAGAGTTGCCTCCAAAGTTGCTTCCACTAAATATATCCCAAGCCCTGGAAATGGCACTGGAACAGAAGGAATTAGACCAAGAACCTGGAGCAG GAGTTGACAGTAGCCTGATCCGGATTGGAGCCAGCTGCCAGAACCCAGGATGTGATGCT GTATACCAAGGCCTAGAGAGTGATGCTACTCCATGTACCTACCACCCTGGAGCACCTCAATTCCATGAGGG GGTGAAATCTTGGAGCTGTTGTGGCATCCAGACCCTGGATTTTGGGGCGTTCCTGGCACAGCCAGGATGCAGAGTTGGTAGACATGATTGGGGAAAGCAG cTGCCAGCATCTTGCCGTCATGATTGGCATCAGACAGATTCCTTAGTAGTGGTGACTGTATATGGCCAGATTCCACTTCCTGCATTCAACTGGGTGAAGGCCAGTCAAACTGAG CTTCATGTCCACATTGTCTTTGATGGTAACCGTGTGTTCCAAGCACAGATGAAGCTCTGGGGG GTCATAGACGTGGAGCAGAGCTCTGTCTCCTTGATGCCATCTCGGGTTGAAATTTCCCTGGTCAAGGCTGACCCAGGATCCTGGGCCCAGCTGGAGCACCCCGATGCACTGGCTGAGAAGGCTAAGGCAGAGGTTGGGTTAGAGATGGATGAGGAAGAGTCTGAGGATTCAGATGATAACTTGAgctggacagaggaggaggaagaggaggaagcaatGGGGGAATAG
- the ITGB1BP2 gene encoding integrin beta-1-binding protein 2 isoform X4, which produces MSLLCHNKGCGQHFDPQTNLPDSCCHHPGVPIFHDALKGWSCCRKRTVDFSEFLNIKGCTVGPHCAEKLPEVPQPEGPGTSSSLQEQRPPNVIPKSAETLRRERPKSELPPKLLPLNISQALEMALEQKELDQEPGAGVDSSLIRIGASCQNPGCDAVYQGLESDATPCTYHPGAPQFHEGVKSWSCCGIQTLDFGAFLAQPGCRVGRHDWGKQLPASCRHDWHQTDSLVVVTVYGQIPLPAFNWVKASQTELHVHIVFDGNRVFQAQMKLWGGTSNYSEFLERMEQIPDMMSFHT; this is translated from the exons ATGTCTCTACTCTGCCATAACAAAGGCTGTGGGCAGCATTTTGACCCCCAAACCAACCTTCCTG ATTCCTGTTGCCATCACCCTGGGGTCCCAATCTTCCATGACGCACTTAAG GGTTGGTCCTGCTGCCGGAAGCGAACTGTAGATTTCTCTGAGTTCCTAAACATCAAG GGCTGTACTGTGGGACCACACTGTGCTGAGAAGCTCCCTGAGGTCCCTCAACCTGAGGGCCCTGGTACAAGCAGTTCACTTCAGGAGCAAAGACCTCCGAATGTGATTCCAAAGTCAGCAGAGACTTTGCGTCGGGAGAGGCCCAA GTCAGAGTTGCCTCCAAAGTTGCTTCCACTAAATATATCCCAAGCCCTGGAAATGGCACTGGAACAGAAGGAATTAGACCAAGAACCTGGAGCAG GAGTTGACAGTAGCCTGATCCGGATTGGAGCCAGCTGCCAGAACCCAGGATGTGATGCT GTATACCAAGGCCTAGAGAGTGATGCTACTCCATGTACCTACCACCCTGGAGCACCTCAATTCCATGAGGG GGTGAAATCTTGGAGCTGTTGTGGCATCCAGACCCTGGATTTTGGGGCGTTCCTGGCACAGCCAGGATGCAGAGTTGGTAGACATGATTGGGGAAAGCAG cTGCCAGCATCTTGCCGTCATGATTGGCATCAGACAGATTCCTTAGTAGTGGTGACTGTATATGGCCAGATTCCACTTCCTGCATTCAACTGGGTGAAGGCCAGTCAAACTGAG CTTCATGTCCACATTGTCTTTGATGGTAACCGTGTGTTCCAAGCACAGATGAAGCTCTGGGGG
- the NONO gene encoding non-POU domain-containing octamer-binding protein, producing the protein MQSNKTFNLEKQNHTPRKHHQHHHQQHHQQQQQQPPPPPMPANGQQASSQNEGLTIDLKNFRKPGEKTFTQRSRLFVGNLPPDITEEEMRKLFEKYGKAGEVFIHKDKGFGFIRLETRTLAEIAKVELDNMPLRGKQLRVRFACHSASLTVRNLPQYVSNELLEEAFSVFGQVERAVVIVDDRGRPSGKGIVEFSGKPAARKALDRCSEGSFLLTTFPRPVTVEPMDQLDDEEGLPEKLVIKNQQFHKEREQPPRFAQPGSFEYEYAMRWKALIEMEKQQQDQVDRNIKEAREKLEMEMEAARHEHQVMLMRQDLMRRQEELRRMEELHNQEVQKRKQLELRQEEERRRREEEMRRQQEEMMRRQQEGFKGTFPDAREQEIRMGQMAMGGAMGINNRGAMPPAPVPAGTPAPPGPATMMPDGTLGLTPPTTERFGQAATMEGIGAIGGTPPAFNRAAPGAEFAPNKRRRY; encoded by the exons ATGCAGAGCAATAAAACTTTTAACTTGGAGAAACAAAACCACACTCCAAGGAAGCATCATCAACATCACCATCAGCAGCACcaccagcagcaacagcagcagccacCACCTCCGCCAATGCCTGCAAATGGGCAGCAAGCCAGCAGCCAGA ATGAAGGCTTGACTATTGACCTGAAGAATTTTAGGAAACCAGGAGAGAAGACCTTCACCCAGCGTAGCCGGCTCTTTGTGGGCAATCTTCCTCCTGACATCACTGAGGAGGAAATGAGGAAACTGTTTGAGAAATATGGGAAGGCAGGCGAAGTCTTCATTCATAAGGATAAGGGCTTTGGCTTTATCCGCTTG GAAACACGAACCCTAGCGGAGATTGCCAAAGTAGAACTCGACAACATGCCACTCCGTGGAAAGCAGCTGCGTGTGCGCTTTGCCTGCCATAGTGCATCCCTTACAGTCCGAAACCTTCCTCAGTATGTGTCCAATGAACTGCTGGAGGAAGCCTTTTCTGTGTTCGGCCAGGTGGAGAGGGCTGTAGTCATTGTGGATGATCGAGGCAGGCCCTCAGGAAAGGGCATTGTTGAATTCTCAGGGAAGCCAGCTGCTCGGAAAGCTCTGGACAGATGCAGTGAAGGCTCCTTCCTGCTAACCAC ATTTCCTCGACCTGTGACTGTGGAGCCCATGGACCAGTTAGATGATGAAGAGGGACTCCCAGAGAAGCTGGTTATAAAGAACCAGCAATTTCACAA AGAGCGAGAACAGCCACCCAGATTTGCACAGCCTGGGTCTTTTGAGTATGAGTATGCCATGCGCTGGAAGGCACTTATTGAGATGGAAAAGCAGCAGCAGGACCAAGTGGACCGAAACATCAAGGAAGCTCGTGAGAAGctggagatggagatggaggcTGCTCGCCATGAGCACCAGGTCATGCTAATGAGGCAGG ATTTGATGAGGCGTCAAGAAGAACTTCGGAGGATGGAAGAGCTGCACAATCAAGAAGTGCAAAAACGAAAGCAGCTGGAGCtcag gcaggaggaggagcGCAGGCGCCGTGAGGAAGAGATGCGGCGGCAACAAGAAGAAATGATGCGACGGCAGCAGGAAGGATTCAAGGGAACCTTCCCTGATGCG agagAGCAAGAGATACGGATGGGTCAGATGGCTATGGGAG GTGCTATGGGCATAAACAACAGAGGCGCCATGCCCCCTGCTCCTGTGCCAGCTGGTaccccagctcctccaggaccGGCCACTATGATGCCAGATGGGACCTTGGGATTG ACCCCACCAACAACTGAACGCTTTGGCCAAGCTGCTACAATGGAAGGAATTGGGGCAATTGGTGGAACCCCTCCTGCATTCAACCGTGCAGCTCCTGGAGCTGAATTTGCTCCAAACAAACGTCGTCGATACTAA